A segment of the Leptolyngbya sp. NIES-3755 genome:
AGACTCGCTGGATCATGGTGGTCGTTTTTCTGATTGCGGCTGGAACCGATTGGCTAGACGGTTATTTAGCAAGGAAACTCAATCAAATTACCGATTTAGGCAAGTTTCTTGATCCGCTGGTCGATAAATTGCTGGTTTTGGCTCCATTGATGTCACTCGTAGAACTCCAGCAAATTCCAGCTTGGGGCGTGTTTGCGATTTTGGCACGAGAATTAACGATCGCAGGTTGGCGCGTTGATCCGAATCTCCAAAAATCCGTCCAAGGCGCAAATTTCTGGGGCAAGCTCAAAACCGTGAGTCAAATTGCCGCGATCGCACTTCTAATCGCGCCTTTATCCTCCGAATGGCAGCTTGCAACGTTGATCCTATTCTGGATTTCTGTCGCTCTCACTTGGATTTCAGGCTTAATCTATCTCTTTCCCCAGAAATCGAACTAACCAGCTTCCGGTTCTTCAAGTTTCTGACCAAGTTTCGGTTCTGTTCCTTCGAGAATTCGTTGAATATTTGATCGGTGTCGCCAAATCACATAAGCGCCACCCGCGATCGCAAACAGCAAATACGGTAAGGGCTGCCCAAATAGAATCATAAAGGCGATGACCGAAACGGCTCCCGTGATCGAGCTAATCGATACAATCCGCGTAATTCCTAAACTCAACGCAAATACGCCCACGGTCGAGAGTGCCACCATCCAATTCATCGCCAGCAAAATCCCCAAACTGGTGGCAACCGATTTTCCGCCTGAGAATCCGAGCCAAATCGATTTACTATGCCCGAATAACGCTGCAAGTCCGGCTAGAGTGACCATCACAGGTTGCCAGACCCCAAAATCCAAGCCAACGATTTTAGAGTAATAGAGCCAACCGGGAAGATAAGTAAAAGCGTAATTCACAGCCGCGATCGCTAACGCACCCTTACCAATATCAATCAAGAGAACGATCAAAGCCGGAATTTTTCCGATCGTTCGCAACACGTTCGTAGCTCCAGTCGATCCCGATCCCGCTTCTCGAATATCAATCCCTTTGAGTAATCGACCAGCCAAATAACCAGTTGGAATCGAACCAAGCAAGTAAGCAACGATGAGAAGCAGTGCGTTATTGATAAACCAAGAAGGAAGCATATTAGTAATAGGATTGTTGCTGAATCATTTGTTGGGGACTCGGCGCAAACGCAAGCAGTAAAGGAAACTGAAGCAACGCGAGATTGATATTTTCTTCGGTTTCATCCACAATAATCAGCGGCAAAAATCCGTCTTTGTCTAATCGTTCGGCTTTGAGTGCTAGAGGTTCAGGCACTTCAAAGAGTGCAATTCCACGATCGCTACCAAAATCACTCCGAGTCACCCCCAAACAATCTTGCATTCCGCGCCGCCATTCTCCTAACCGCTCTGGAGAATTTGCCAAAATCAGAACTCGTAAGCGATCGCGATAAAGATTGTACAAAATCGAAATCGATGCCGATGCGATCAAAATATTTTGCAAGCGCGATCCCATTGTCCGAATTGCACCGCGTCCCCCTTGTTTGAAGAACCAAGTCGAAACCCGCTCCGCATGAACTGGCTCAAACGTGCGACGCAATTTCCAAACCGGACCGTAATAATCGGGCTGATTGCGAAACTGATCGATAATGCTGCGAATCTTCTGAGATTTCTCCTCGAATGTTGATTCCGCAAAATCCGGACTCGGAGCCGCCTGCGATTTCGGTGCTTCCTGAATCAGAGCAGGTTGCGGCACTTCCGCTTGAAAAGTCGGTAACTCTAACTGTTCAGCCGCGATCGCTAAATCCTGCAAACTGCCCACCAAATAATCTTTGAAACTCTGAACCCGCACCGCAATCTCTTGAGACGCGCCCGCAAACGAGGACTTCATCTCGTTACGAATCCGTTCTTGGCGGCGTTCTAATTGCTCGATCGACAGTTGCAATGTCTGTCTCCGCTGTTCCAACTCCGCCAAATTCTGCTGTACGACCCGTCCCAAAGCATCTCGCGTTTGAGCAATCTGCCCCTGCAAATCATCACGAGTCGCAGCCAACCGCTCAATCTCGCGCTGAAGATCCTGTTCCTGCTGCACCAAATCAGATTGAGTCTCCGGTAACTTCAATTCTGGCAACGCTGCCCCCGGTTCAGAAGGCGTAGTTTCATCGGAAATTGGCAACTCATCAGAACTCATACGCAATACTCAATCCCTAAGCCTTGGGAAAACGGTGTTCAAGGCACATCCGTAACATTTTAGGATCAAAAATGATCGGGAGAAAGTGAATACTTTTGACTTCCCGAAAATAGAACAGAATCGGCACAGGCGACCAAAAGATTTCCCAGTTCTGCCATTCCGCATACGGAAAGCGCCGAATCATCGTTTCACCCCGATATACATCCAAATCAGTTGGCGTAAATCGTAACCGTAACATTGCGGTCTGAATCAGCAAAAACGCGCCAAATAAGCCGATCGCACCCGCCACCCAGACCTGCACAAGTAACAGCGGGATCGCAGCCGCAATCAGCACGATCGGGATCGTATAGCTTGGAGCGAGTTCGATCGTTTCACTTCCAGCGAAATTGGCATCAGTCATGAGACATTCCTCGCACGTCAGGGACAATTCATATTTTAGACTGGGACGAATCTCTAGGACTCGCGGTACGATCGCTCTTAGATAGCGCTCACTCTCAAGGAAGGATCTCAATGTTTATCACGGAACTTTCACCGCTCGTTCAAGAACTCACCCAGCAACCCGTCGCCTTTCTCGGTGGGCTATTTTCAGGCTTGCTGCGTCTCAGTTTAAACGAAGAACCCGTCAAAAGCTGGCTAACTCAGCAAACGGGAACCACCGTCTATGTCACCAATCCCCACAATGGGAACGGCAACGCGCCTAAATCTATCTCGATCGACTGATATCAGTCATCCGGTTAACGCTCGTCACTGAGGAATAAAGGAGTAGTTCTATCTGGATCTGCTCCTTTATTTTTGCAAGTTAAGCCTTAAGAAACAAAAGAAATCCTTAACTAGATGAATGATAAGAATAAGAATTGTTTGTAGTAATTTTTCAGAGTTTCATCAAATATCAAAAGAGTAGAACAAAAGTCTACAAATTGGTAGAGATGAACTTAGTAACAGTCTAAATTCTTCATGGTAGAATTCGATTTAAGAGGGTGCAAAGTCTGTGATTTTGAATAGATTTGTCGCCAAGATTTTTAGCCTTTCTAATATGCGTTTTCATTCAATGATGGTCGGAGTTCTTGTATGAAAGTATCAAAGTTAGCCCCCCTTCAAGCATTTTTCTACTCAGGATTCCTGAGTGTTACGATCGCGGGAATTGCCCAAGCCGCACCGACTCAAACCGCTCCCAAGCCAACCGTGTACGCAGTTGGGCAAGAAACAGGCGGCACACTGAGAACTTATCAAAGCCAACTCGGTTTTCGTTTCGATGTGAAAGCACCTTATTCGATCGATACCTCTCAAGAAGGACAAGGAACGATCGTGGTTCGTAATCCTGATTTAGAAAATGCAGCAGTCGGAAGCGATGAGCCTGCACCTGTCGATAGTAATGTACAATCTCAATCTTCTCCAGGCGATCGCATTACGATTACAAGATATGAAAATCCGAATCGATTGAATGCACGCCAATGGGCAGAACAAAACCCAACGCAATCGTTTTTTGATGGACGACAAAGCGATTACAGAAGTTATAGTTTCGCGGGTCAACCTGCTGTTTCCTATTCTTGGTGCGGAAATAGCAACTGTGGCGATAATGTAGTCGTTCCTAGTCGGGATGGTCGTAGCATTTTCGTCTTGAGTGCGTTGTACGAATACCCCGGTAATGCGGTGCGATGGGACTTTAAGCGCATGGTGGGACGATTTCGCTTGACCCAATAGTAAACCGATCGAATCTCTCACTTGCCTGGAATGCGATCGCGTTTCAGGCTTTTTGATCTGTCTCAAGGTAGAAATTCGGGAACTTCAGTGGAAAAAACTCGGTCATGACAACAGAACGCCACTCCGGAAGGGTTCGATACAGCTTTTTCAAGTTCTTTATCATTCACACGATCGAGGTTGATGACCATGTCGCTAGATAGCTTGACAGGAATTCGGAATTTTGTAGTTCGAGGGACAGCATTATCGTTGGGAGCGCTAATGGTGGCGGGTAGTGCGGCAATGGCTCAAACTGCTCCCGGAGATGTGGTGATTCCAACGGAACCCGATCGCGGTAGTACCACTCCAATTCCGACCAGACCGGGTGATACGACGATTCCTTCTCCGACCGCAGCGGGAACACGATTCGCGTGTCAAATTAATAACGGTCAGAATACAGTGATGTATTTCCCGGAAAGTCAGCCGAATCAGGCTTATCCGTGGGCGGTTCCGAGTACGTTGGGTGGAGGCTGGAGTTCCGATCGTCGTTGTAATGAAATCGCTCGTCGGCTAGAGTCCTATCGTCCGGATGGCTTGGTGGAGATGCGAACCGGATCTGAAAACGGCTACAACACGATTTGTGTAACGACCGATCGCGTTCCAACTTGCCGAATTGTGCTAACGGTTCCTCCTGGACAAGATCCGACTGTGACCCGCGATCGCGTTTTCCAAAATCTTTCAGTCGCAGATAGCGGTCAGCAAACTCAAGGCGTTGTCACGTTTGGTGGCGGTCGATCGGATATCTTGGATCAACTGGGACGAGTAGTCGGGATTCGGAATCGTCGATCGACGACTGGCAACATCAATTTGAAGCCGTTCTTATCAACGAAAGATGGTGGAACAGGTGAACGATTGGTCGGTGGAGTACAAACGCGATCGAATCGTCCAGCTACGAGAACGACTCCTCGAATCTTCCAGCGGTAGTTTATAGCAGCGATGATTTAGCCTGCTGAATTGGAAGGTCGATCATAAATTCCGCTCCTTTCAATTCGGTAGAACAACAGGTTAATCTTCCTTGATGTTGTTCCGTCACGATCTGATAACTGGTTGCAAGCCCCATTCCCGTCCCTTTCCCGATCGGCTTTGTCGTAAAGAACGGATCAAACATTCGGGCTTGCACCGTTTCAGAAACTCCCAACCCATTGTCAGTGATGCGAATCCGAATTTGTGCTGAGCTAATACGCTCTGTGTGAAGCTCGATCGTAGGGTGTTGTTGCTCTTCTAGCCACTTCGCATCCTTGACAGCCAACTCTAGGGCATCGATCGCGTTCGTAATGATCTGCAAGAAAACTTGATTCAGCGATCCAGCAAAACATTCGATGCTCGGTAATTCAGCATAGTGCTTAACCACTTTAATCTTATGTTTTTGATTCAATCGATTCTGCAAGATCGTTAAAGTGCTCTCAATCCCATCATGGATGTTCACCAGTTTCAGTTCTGCTTCATCCAAACGAGAAAAAGTTCTGAGCGATAAAACAATTTCTCGAATTCGTTCCGCCCCAGTTCGCATTGAGCTAAACAAACTCATCAAATCCTCGAACACAAACTCTAGATCCATGTCCTCGATCGACTGTTTAATCGCAGAATGAGGATCGGGATAGTGTTGCCGATACAACTCAAGCAACTCAGCAATATCTTCAAAGTAAGTCGTTGCGTGGCTGATATTGCCATAGATAAAACTGATCGGATTGTTGATCTCATGAGCAATTCCCGCCACTAACTGACCCAGCGAAGACATTTTTTCACTGTGAATTAACTGCGCTTGAGTCCGCTGAAGATCTTGAAGTGCCTTTTCTAAATCGATCGCTTGTTGTCTCAGTTGTGCCTCTGATCGACGTAATGCCTCTTCGTCCGCTTTACGATCGCTAATATCCCGCACAATTCCCAAAATACTAATCACCGCTCCATTGGAGCCTTTAATCGCCGCAGTGTTGGACAATGCCCAGTACCAGGAGCCATCTTTTCGTTTTGATCGAAACTCGATCGCGGTTTGTCGCTCTCCAGTTTTTAACAATTGTTCAACCGAAGCATAAGTAATTGCAAGATCGTCTGGATGAATGTAGTCGGCAAAAGCATGTCCGATCAGTTCACTTGGCAAAAAACCAGTAATCTCTGTAACTTTGGGAGAAAGATAAGTAAACATTCCTGCGGGCGAAAACGCAAAAATTAGATCATTCGCATTTTCGACAAAGCTCCGAAATCGTGCTTCACTTTCTACGATCGCTTGTTCTGCTCGTTTGCGTTCCTGCTCGATTTGAACGCGATCGCTGACATCGATCAACATTCCATCCCACACGATCGCACCATCAATCTGAAGTTCAGGTCGAGAATGCCCTTGTATCCATTTGAGCTTTCCAGAAGGTGGAATAATTCGTCCTGTCCACGACCAAGGTTGCAACTGCGCTGCGGATTCCTGGAGGGTGCGCTCAAACTCAGGGCGATCGTCTGGATGAATTTGATTAATGGGTAAGCTGCCATCATGATAAATCACTTCCGGTTCAAGCTCCCACAATTCCTCAGAAAACGCACTCAGATAAGGGAAAGAGTAGCTTCCATTCGGGGCTAAGCGAAATTGATATAGGATTCCGGGCACATTTGCGGCTAGGCGTTGAAATCGTGCTTCACTTTGCTTCAGAGCTTGTTCAGCATATTTTCGATCGCTAATATCTCGAATAATCACCAACGCTTCGTGATCATTGCAGCGAATGACGCGCACTTCTTCATACTGCACTTCGCCATCAAAATCGAGTTCTTGCTCGTAAATCTGCACTTCATGGGTGATGATCGCACGTTCGATATATTCAATCCGTCGATACGCCAATTCAGGCGGCATAAACTCCCAAAGATATTTACCGTGCCAGTCAATTTCCGCACCACATGCCCGAAACGATCGAGGCAGGCTAAAATCCAAACATATCCCTTCACGGCTCAACCGAAGCATCAGATCAGGAATGGCTTCGAGCAAAATCTGATAATCGCGATCGCTTTGCGGCAAGGCAGTATCCGGACTGTCAATACTCATTACCAAATCTTCAAACAGGAATCTCAGATAGAGTGCCCGATCTCAGACGGTTTTGATCAAACTCACGGGTGTTGTAAATAACATCCAAACCGAGTTCAATCTGATCCCCAATGTATTGGTAGAAGCGGATTTTAGGCGATCGCTATATAATACATCCAAATTCTAAATTGAACTGGTGTAAGAGGCGTTTGAATTAATGTTGCCTAATCAAAAGTCGTCCGCGCTTGGCGTTGCGTTGTTGCTCACCACTGTTGCGACTACAAAACCCCTCGAATCAATTTTTATTTCTTCTGTTTCAGCTCAAGCCACACCGACGACGTTTCCGCTCCCCACCTCGGTTCCGTCTGGTACGACGGTGCAAATTGACGGTTCGAGCAGTATGGCAGCGATTAACCAAGCCCTCAAGCAGCGGTTTGAAAGCCAGTTTTCGGGCAGCACTATCACTCTCAACTACTCAGGAACCCCAACCGGACTTCAATCGCTTCAAGCAGGCAAAATCGATCTCGCCGCGATCGGACGACCTTTAACCCAAGCCGAACGCAATCAAGGACTCGTTCCTGTCTCAATGGGACGCGGCAAAATTGCGCTAATCGTCAGCCCCGACAATCCGTTCAAAGGCAGCATCACTGTACCGCAGTTTGTCAGAATTGTGCGCGGAGAAATCACCGACTGGTCAGAATTGGGCGGACAGCCTGGAAAAATTCGATTTGTCGATCGACCGGATCTCAGCGATACCCGCGCCGCATTTCAGAACTATTCGGTCTTTATCCAAACCCCCTATCAACTCGGAAATACCGCCACGAGAGCCGGAGAAGATAGTACCCAAGCCGTCGCTCAACAACTCGGAAAAGACGGATTAAGTTTTGCGCCTGCGAATCAGGTGTTAAATTCAGCCAACCTCCGGATCGTGCCGATGCACAATACGTTACCCACCGATCCGCGCTATCCGTTCTCGCAACCGTTCTACTACGTGCATCGAGCCAATCCTTCTCCAGGAGCAGCCGCATTTTTGGGTTATGCCAGTTCAGACTCAGGACAAAAAACAGCAGAAGCGACCGAAACTGATCCAGCATCATTAGGACTCGATCCAGCAGTTCTATTGGCAGCAGGAAGCGTGGCGGCAGGATCGCTAAATGCAGGAGCAGGGGCAGGATCTTCGCCTTCTCCAAACGCAACGGCTTCGCCCGCAGCGATCGCTTCTCCAAACGCAACCGTTCCCGGTGGCGCAACGACCCCTCCAGAAGGATCACAAGCGGTTGCCCCCAATACGAGTGAAGGACGAAACGAGGGAGGAATTCCCGGCTGGCTCTGGTGGCTTTTACCATTAGGAATTGGAGCGCTACTGCTCGCTTGGTGGCTCCGTCGCCGCTCTACTCCCACCGCAGAAACGCCTGTTACTCCCCCGGCTCCACCAACAACCGTGACTCCACCGCCACCGCCGCCTTTGATGACTCCGACTGAAACAGATGGCAGTCTCGCTTCTCGTGCAGGTTCAGTCATTAGCTCCGATCGACAATCGATCGCTGAAGTGCAATCGCCAACCATTCCCCCTACGGCTGCAATCGGGGGTGCTGCACTTGCGGGTGCGGGAGCCGCTTCATTAATTAATTCAGGACAAACACAGCCCCCAGTCGAACTAGAACCGCCAACCGCTGAGGTTCCACCTGCTGACCTTTCACAAACCACCGAGATTCCGCCTGTCGAGCCTCCGATCGCTGAAGAATCGATCCCAGTTCCCGATCGACCTTTAGTAGAAATCCGAGAAACGCCCCCGATCGAGGTTCCAACCTCCCAAATCGAGCCACCAGAAGCACCCCCCGAAACGGACATGCCAAATGGTGCAATTCTAGGAGCGGCTGGATTAGGAGTAGCTGGAGCCGCTGCTTGGATGAGTCGGACTCGATCGGGAGTTCCCCCACAAACCGATGTGCCCGAAACGGAACCGCTGTCGTCTCTGGATGCGATCGAGCCTTTGGATGAGGTTGAAGATGCACCCCTCGATCAACCCCCAGTTGAGTTGTACGTTGATGATTCACCTACCGTGGTCGATGAGCTTAACCCTGAAGTTGCAGATCCAAATTACGTCCAACTGAATTTAGATCCTCAGAGTCCGACGAGTGAAAGTTCGATCGTAAATCCAACGAACGATTCAAACTTTGCTCAAGGTGTACTTCCAGGAATTGCGGTACTGGGAGGAACTGGACTCGGAGCAGCCATCAGCAGCGAACCCGAACCTTCATTGGAAAGTTCATCGATCGTTGAATCGAGTTTAGAACCAACAAACGTCGAATCAGAAGCTACCAATATCGAATCGGAAGTCACAAACATCGAATCAGAAGTCACAAACATCGAATCAGAAGTTACCAACGTCGAACCGGAAGTCACAAACATCGAACCGGAGGTTACCAATGCAACCTCGGACGAAACCGATGTAAATCAAGGAGTCATTCCAGGACTCGCAGCCTTGGGAGGAGCAGCGCTTGGAATTGCAGGAGTGGCAGCAACTGGAAATGGCGAATCCGCAGAACCTTTAGAAACACCTACGATCGACACCTCCGGATCTGCAATTTCTGAACCACAACTCGCTGAAATCGATGCTGGAACCGATTTAGAAACCGATGAGTTCGCGTCAATTACTGCTGAAGAACCGGACACTATTTCAGAAGAACCGCCCACCATTCTCGAAATTCCAGACTCGGAACCCCCAATTGTAGAAGCCGCAATTCCTGGAGTTGCCGCAGTTGGAGGACTCGGACTCGCAGCCGCAGGATTAATCGGCGATCGAGAAAACACAACTCAAACCAATGTAGAAGCGGCTCGTTTTGATGTGGGACAAACCGATTTATCGAGTGAAACTCTAGCCTCGGTGGATGAAGACTTACCCGATTTACCAGACGGCTACGGTGAAAGTCGCATCGTTCTCATGCCAAGAGATCCACAATGGGCGTATACGTATTGGGATCTTCCGAACGAACATAAATCTGAACTGCGGACTCAAGGAGGACAAACGCTCGTTCTACGTCTGTACGATGTGACGGACATCAATTTAGAGCATCAAAGCCCCCACAGTTTGCAGCAATTTGAATGTGATGAACTTGCCCGCGATTGGTATGTCCCGATTCCGGTCAGCGATCGAGATTACTTAGTCGAAATCGGCTACCTCACTGGAGACGGACGCTGGTTGATGTTAGCGCGATCGCTTCCTGTACGAATTCCACCCGTTTATCCCTCTGCTTGGGAAAACGATCAATTTGTCACGATCGACTGGGATAGAGAACTACAGGGTCAAACCTCATTTACCTTGGGATCACAGACTGATTCAGATCTAGTCGCCACCCCGAATGGAATGTATGATCAGATTCTCGGTCTATCTCAAGGCGCAGAACTTCAACGGATTGCAGGCTCGATCTTCGGCTCGATGCAGCAAGTTCCGATTCAGTCGATTAGCTCGTATGTGTTCCCATCCGGAGTCGGAATGTGGGCACTCCCGACCGTTTCTGGAATGTCCGGGGTTGGAATGTCTGGAGTCGGTCTTTTCTCAGGAGGAGCCGTCCCGATTCGTCCCCGCAAATTCTGGCTCGTCGCAGATGCGGAACTGATTATTTACGGTGCCACCGAACCCGATGCCACGGTCACGATCGCAGGTGAAACAATCCCGCTCAGTCCCGACGGCACGTTCCGATTCCAAATGTCATTCCAAGATGGTTTAATCGATTATCCGATCTTGGCAGTGGCAAAAGATGGCGAACAAACGCGATCGATTCATCTGAAGTTCACCCGCGAGACTCCAAGCCGAAACACCAACACCAAAGATGAAGCCATCGACGAGTGGCAATCCTAAAAGGAAGGGAGTCATGAAAAAGTTAATTCAAGGACACCAACGGTTCCGAGAAAGCTACGTTCCGAAACATATTGATCAGCTAGAAGAACTTTCACATGGTCAAAAGCCGCGTGTCTTGTTCATCACCTGTTCCGATTCCCGCATTGATCCAAATCTGATCACCCAAGCGGATATCGGGGACTTGTTCATCATTCGGAATGCAGGCAATATTATTCCGCCTTACGGGGCTGCGAATGGTGGAGAGGGAGCCGCAGTTGAGTACGCCTTGAATGCGCTCGACATCCAGCAAATCATCGTCTGTGGACATTCTCACTGCGGTGCGATGAAAGGATTGCTCCAACTTGGAAAGCTCGAAGAAGAAATGCCGCTCGTCTATGACTGGCTCAAGCATTCTGAGGCAACGCGGCGATTGGTGAGAGAGAATTACACGCAGTACAGCGGTGAGGAATTATTAGAGATTACGATCGCTGAAAATGTTCTCACCCAAATCGAGAACCTGAAAACCTATCCGATCGTCCACTCCCGCTTGTACCAGCGCAGACTCGAAATCTTCGCCTGGATCTACCATCTCGAAACCGCAGAAGTTCTCGCTTTTGATCCTGACACACATTCGTATGTTCCCCCTCAAAGCCAGCTTTCGATTCGCGAGCTGGGTGGACTGGTTCCGGGTGAATACGAGAAAACGAGTGCGCCTCCAGTGGCATGTGAATTGGTGAATAGAAGTCCGATCGCAGAAACCGGAGCACAGCGATCGCTTGAACCGATGTCGCAAACAGTACATGCAGAAACCGTTCTAGAGCCAATGCCCTGGTTGACTCCCGAACAGGCTGAACGAATTTATCGTGGTTCAGTAGCTCAACGGTAATTAACTTGATAGTGATTTTGGATGTTCAACGGCGATCGTTGAGCATCCATTTTTATGGGTGGAAAAAGATGAATTACAAATGGTTGGATACTTCAATTGGCACATTGTTACTGACTTCGGATGGTCGATCGCTAACCGGACTCTATCTGCAAGGACAAAAACATTTTCCAAACCATACTCCAGACTGGAAAGAATTCAACGAACTTGATCTATTCATCGAAGCCGAAAAACAGCTTAGAGAATACTTTGCTCATCAGCGACAACAATTTAATCTGCCACTCGACCCGATTGGAACTGCTTTTCAAAAACAAGTCTGGCAACAGTTACAACAAATCCCGTTCGGTGAAACAATCTCTTATGGAGCTTTAGCGAACCGAATTGGAATACCCACTGCATCCCGCGCTGTTGGAGCCGCAAACGGACGCAATCCGATCTCGATCGTCGTTCCTTGTCATCGCGTCATCGCCACGAATGGAAAGATGACGGGTTACGCGGGGGGTATCGATCGTAAACAATGGCTATTGCAACATGAGCAATCAAGTAGAGCTGCTACTCCCGTGTAGCCCTCGCTATTCGATTAAGTCTTTCAAGTCAAATCCATTAAATTACACAACTTGTAAATCGTTCTTGCTGCCACGTTCCCGTCCCATTCCGCATCGCCAATTTCGACCACATCAAAGCCAATTACTTTCCGTCCACTGTTCACAACTTCGCGGAACAAACAAAATGCTTGCTCTAACTCCAATCCACCCGGCACAGGTGTCCCCGTCGTCGGACAGAGCTTTGGATCAAAGCCATCGACATCGACGCTGATATACACCTCTTGTGGTAGTTCAGACACAATTTGCTGACAGGTTTCAAGCCAAGATACACCTGCGTACTGTTTCTGTTTCAGCATTGCATCGAAGTATGTTGAAATCCGTCCATTAGAGTCGCGGATTAGATTGACTTCATCTAAGCAAACATCCCGAATTCCAACTTGAACGAGTTTCGTCATTTGCGGCAGTTTTAGCACGTTATACATAATCGAAGCATGTGAGTACTCAAAGCCTTCGTAAGCTTCTCGTAAGTCCGCATGAGCATCAATGTGTAAAATACCAAAATTATCATAATGTTGTGCGATCGCGCTTAAATACCCCAGCGGCACACTATGATCCCCACCAATCACCGCAACTCGTTTTCCTTGTTGAAGTAATCGATCGCAGTGTTCAAATAACCATTGATTCAAGCTTTCACAGCCTTGATTGACGGTTTCGAGTCGTTTAGATAGTTCAGTATCAAGGGGTTGACCGATCGATAATCGATCGATGATTTTGGCAGCATCGGCTCGGAGCGTATCACTACGATCGAGAATTTCCTGTGAAATCTCAGGCATAAAAATCCCTTGCTTCCACCCGTCCGGATTGTCAAAGTCGTACAAATCAAGCTGAGAGGAAGCATTCAACATCGCTTCAACTCCACGGGCTGTCCCTGCACTGTAAGAAACAGTCACTTCCCAAGGCACACCCAGGACAATCAAATTTGCCGATTCCTGGTCAAATGGTAATCCAAACAATCGACCCACAACACTGATTCCACTGGGATCGTAGTTTTGTAAATCTGTCATCTTTGATAGTTCCTAAATCGTTTGAAGGGCTTTTCTAAGGGATTGTGGTTCGGGCAAAAGTTCGCCTGTTGCAAGGGTTGATTCGACTAATAGTTCTAGTACTTCCTGAGCATTCTGAAAGGCTTCCTCGTATGTTTCGCCATGAGTGTGGCAGAACTCACCCCATTCAGGCAAACTGACTACGTAACATTGATCTTCATCTGACCACTGAATGAGGATA
Coding sequences within it:
- a CDS encoding putative histidine kinase (similar to AA sequence:cyanobase_aa:LBDG_53350); the encoded protein is MSIDSPDTALPQSDRDYQILLEAIPDLMLRLSREGICLDFSLPRSFRACGAEIDWHGKYLWEFMPPELAYRRIEYIERAIITHEVQIYEQELDFDGEVQYEEVRVIRCNDHEALVIIRDISDRKYAEQALKQSEARFQRLAANVPGILYQFRLAPNGSYSFPYLSAFSEELWELEPEVIYHDGSLPINQIHPDDRPEFERTLQESAAQLQPWSWTGRIIPPSGKLKWIQGHSRPELQIDGAIVWDGMLIDVSDRVQIEQERKRAEQAIVESEARFRSFVENANDLIFAFSPAGMFTYLSPKVTEITGFLPSELIGHAFADYIHPDDLAITYASVEQLLKTGERQTAIEFRSKRKDGSWYWALSNTAAIKGSNGAVISILGIVRDISDRKADEEALRRSEAQLRQQAIDLEKALQDLQRTQAQLIHSEKMSSLGQLVAGIAHEINNPISFIYGNISHATTYFEDIAELLELYRQHYPDPHSAIKQSIEDMDLEFVFEDLMSLFSSMRTGAERIREIVLSLRTFSRLDEAELKLVNIHDGIESTLTILQNRLNQKHKIKVVKHYAELPSIECFAGSLNQVFLQIITNAIDALELAVKDAKWLEEQQHPTIELHTERISSAQIRIRITDNGLGVSETVQARMFDPFFTTKPIGKGTGMGLATSYQIVTEQHQGRLTCCSTELKGAEFMIDLPIQQAKSSLL
- a CDS encoding Rho termination factor domain protein (similar to AA sequence:cyanobase_aa:LBDG_53360), with protein sequence MLPNQKSSALGVALLLTTVATTKPLESIFISSVSAQATPTTFPLPTSVPSGTTVQIDGSSSMAAINQALKQRFESQFSGSTITLNYSGTPTGLQSLQAGKIDLAAIGRPLTQAERNQGLVPVSMGRGKIALIVSPDNPFKGSITVPQFVRIVRGEITDWSELGGQPGKIRFVDRPDLSDTRAAFQNYSVFIQTPYQLGNTATRAGEDSTQAVAQQLGKDGLSFAPANQVLNSANLRIVPMHNTLPTDPRYPFSQPFYYVHRANPSPGAAAFLGYASSDSGQKTAEATETDPASLGLDPAVLLAAGSVAAGSLNAGAGAGSSPSPNATASPAAIASPNATVPGGATTPPEGSQAVAPNTSEGRNEGGIPGWLWWLLPLGIGALLLAWWLRRRSTPTAETPVTPPAPPTTVTPPPPPPLMTPTETDGSLASRAGSVISSDRQSIAEVQSPTIPPTAAIGGAALAGAGAASLINSGQTQPPVELEPPTAEVPPADLSQTTEIPPVEPPIAEESIPVPDRPLVEIRETPPIEVPTSQIEPPEAPPETDMPNGAILGAAGLGVAGAAAWMSRTRSGVPPQTDVPETEPLSSLDAIEPLDEVEDAPLDQPPVELYVDDSPTVVDELNPEVADPNYVQLNLDPQSPTSESSIVNPTNDSNFAQGVLPGIAVLGGTGLGAAISSEPEPSLESSSIVESSLEPTNVESEATNIESEVTNIESEVTNIESEVTNVEPEVTNIEPEVTNATSDETDVNQGVIPGLAALGGAALGIAGVAATGNGESAEPLETPTIDTSGSAISEPQLAEIDAGTDLETDEFASITAEEPDTISEEPPTILEIPDSEPPIVEAAIPGVAAVGGLGLAAAGLIGDRENTTQTNVEAARFDVGQTDLSSETLASVDEDLPDLPDGYGESRIVLMPRDPQWAYTYWDLPNEHKSELRTQGGQTLVLRLYDVTDINLEHQSPHSLQQFECDELARDWYVPIPVSDRDYLVEIGYLTGDGRWLMLARSLPVRIPPVYPSAWENDQFVTIDWDRELQGQTSFTLGSQTDSDLVATPNGMYDQILGLSQGAELQRIAGSIFGSMQQVPIQSISSYVFPSGVGMWALPTVSGMSGVGMSGVGLFSGGAVPIRPRKFWLVADAELIIYGATEPDATVTIAGETIPLSPDGTFRFQMSFQDGLIDYPILAVAKDGEQTRSIHLKFTRETPSRNTNTKDEAIDEWQS
- a CDS encoding carbonate dehydratase (similar to AA sequence:cyanobase_aa:LBDG_53370) → MKKLIQGHQRFRESYVPKHIDQLEELSHGQKPRVLFITCSDSRIDPNLITQADIGDLFIIRNAGNIIPPYGAANGGEGAAVEYALNALDIQQIIVCGHSHCGAMKGLLQLGKLEEEMPLVYDWLKHSEATRRLVRENYTQYSGEELLEITIAENVLTQIENLKTYPIVHSRLYQRRLEIFAWIYHLETAEVLAFDPDTHSYVPPQSQLSIRELGGLVPGEYEKTSAPPVACELVNRSPIAETGAQRSLEPMSQTVHAETVLEPMPWLTPEQAERIYRGSVAQR